Part of the Methylorubrum populi genome is shown below.
GCGCTGCGCCTCGACCTCGAACCGCAACTTCGAGGGCCGCCAGGGCCCGCGCGGCCGCACCCACCTCGTCTCCCCGGCGATGGCGGCGGCGGCAGCGGTGGCCGGCCGCTTCGTCGACATCCGCGACTGGCGCGGCTGAGGCGGCCACGATCGGTCCGCGGCGCGGGCATGTTGCCCCCGTGCCGCGAGACGAACCTGCTTCGGGATTTTTGGCGGGCGGCGGCGAAACAGCGATTGACGCCTTGGCCGCCGCCCCCTAAACGAACCCCATCGCCGACCGGAAACGGCCCGGCGCCCAGGTGGCGGAATTGGTAGACGCGCTGGTTTCAGGTACCAGTCTCGCAAGAGGTGAAGGTTCGAGTCCTTTCCTGGGCACCAATTGATCTCCAGATCTTCGAGATCGATTGTTCTGTGAAGTTTTGGTCCCGTACCTTGTGAAAGGTGCGGGATTTTTCTTGTTTCATGGCCGGCTCAGTCCGGCTCCTTGTGGTGATGGGCCGCGTGTATGCGGATGACCGGCGATCAGCTCGAAAAGGAGCCGAAACCCTCGAAGTCGCTTGTCGGCGCAATCCGTTTGACGGGCGCGCATGCCTGCCCGTGAGGCGTGTGGCTCGCAGTGTCGACCGGCCGTGATTTCGCCAGTCCAGTGACACCCATTGCGGGTGCCGTTTCGCCGCTACGCTTGCGTCGATTGAGCATAGCACGGCCGTTCGACTTGTTGAGGTCGCGCATGTGACTGCCTTGTTGGCGGGTGATTGTTCACGAATTGCGCATTGAACGCGCGCTCCGTGCTCATGTTCCGGGCATCCGCGCGACGAGAAGCCGGAGGCGCCGGGATCGCTGGCCCGACGCGACGGGGAACGCGGTTGGCGACGTCCCCAGCGACCGGATCGCCTCCCTCCGACGCGGGGCCGTGGATGGGGGGCGTCGACGGAGCGGGCTGCGCGTGCGCTCGCTCGGGTGCGACGGAACATGCACTGGCACCTGACGCCGGCGGAATCTCTTCGCAGCGGCATCGGGATGAGGCCGTCGAGCACCGCGGCGACCCGCTCGGACCGCGCGCTCTCCCCCGTCAGCGGGGAGCGCTCATCGCCGGCCGGTCACCGCGGCGACGCCTCAAGGCTGCTTGTGGATCGGATCGACCCAGTAGACGGCTTCCGGCCGCTCGGCCGCCTCGACGTCGGGCAGGTTGACCACCACCGCCTCGTTGTCGGAGCGTACCAGCACGCAGTGCAGGGGCTCATCGGTCGAGGCGTTGATCTCCTGGTGCGGGACGTAAGGCGGCACGAAGATGAAGTCGCCGGGCCCCGCCTCGGCGACGTATTCGAGGCGCTCGCCCCAGCGCATCCGGGCGCGGCCGGAGACGACGTAGATCACGCTCTCCAACGCTCCGTGGTGATGGACGCCGGTCTTCGCGTCCGGCTCGATCGCCACCGTGCCCGCCCAGATTTTCTGGGCACCCACACGGGCGGCATTGACCGCCGCCTGCCGGAACATGCCGGGTGTCTGGGCGGTGTTGGGGTCGAGCCGGTCGCCGGGAATCACCCGCACCCCGTCGTGCTTCCAACGCCCGGCCGCTTCTCCGTCTTGATCGTGGGCCTCAGGGGGATGGGTGTGGCCGTCGCCGGTGTCGTGCATATCGATTGAACTCCGCGGACGCGATCATCGCATGGCGGCGCGTCGTTCGGAAAACCCCGGATCGATAGCGGCACGAAAAAAGGGCCGGCATCGCGCCGGCCCTTCGCTTCGATCGTTCGAGGCAGGCGCACGAGCGAGGCCCGTGCGCCGAATCTCAAAAAAGATCAGTCGTTGATGGCGGCGACGACGCCGGCGCCGACGGTGCGGCCGCCCTCGCGGATAGCGAAGCGCAGCTTCTCTTC
Proteins encoded:
- a CDS encoding cupin domain-containing protein, yielding MHDTGDGHTHPPEAHDQDGEAAGRWKHDGVRVIPGDRLDPNTAQTPGMFRQAAVNAARVGAQKIWAGTVAIEPDAKTGVHHHGALESVIYVVSGRARMRWGERLEYVAEAGPGDFIFVPPYVPHQEINASTDEPLHCVLVRSDNEAVVVNLPDVEAAERPEAVYWVDPIHKQP